From one Odontesthes bonariensis isolate fOdoBon6 chromosome 14, fOdoBon6.hap1, whole genome shotgun sequence genomic stretch:
- the LOC142399272 gene encoding CTD small phosphatase-like protein isoform X2, with the protein MDHMSIITQVSNPKEEEIISFNQEKASQSNSSLKKQRSRSIFSTFFCCFRNYNVEPPASNTNTSPLPPTIEENGSPPKPPAKYLLPEMKISDYGKKCVVIDLDETLVHSSFKPISNADFIVPVEIDGTVHQVYVLKRPHVDEFLQKMGELFECVLFTASLAKYADPVADLLDQWGVFRARLFRESCVFHRGNYVKDLSRLGRELSNVIIVDNSPASYIFHPENAVPVQSWFDDLNDTELLDLLPFFEGLSKEEEVYGVLQNLRSR; encoded by the exons ATGGACCACATGTCCATAATAACCCAAGTTTCCAATCCTAAGGAGGAGGAAATAATATCCTTTAACCAAGAAAAAG CATCCCAGTCAAACAGCAGCCTGAAGAAGCAGAGGAGCCGGAGCATATTTAGCAcatttttctgctgctttcgCAACTACAATGTGGAGCCACCAGCCTCTAACACCAACACCAGCCCCCTGCCTCCCACCATTGAGGAGAACGGATCACCTCCCAAG CCACCAGCCAAATACCTCTTACCAGAGATGAAAATTTCTGACTATGGTAAAAAGTGTGTGGTGATTGATTTGGATGAAACACTCGTGCACAGCTCATTTAAG CCCATCAGCAATGCTGATTTCATTGTACCAGTGGAGATTGATGGCACTGTTCATCAG GTGTATGTGCTGAAAAGACCACACGTTGATGAGTTCCTTCAAAAGATGGGAGAGTTATTTGAATGTGTGCTCTTCACAGCCAGTCTTGCCAAG TATGCAGACCCCGTGGCAGACCTGCTGGACCAGTGGGGCGTTTTCCGAGCGCGGCTCTTCAGAGAATCCTGCGTCTTTCACAGAGGAAACTATGTTAAAGACCTCAGCCGGCTGGGGCGAGAGCTCAGCAACGTTATTATCGTTGACAATTCACCTGCCTCTTACATTTTCCATCCAGAAAATGCA GTCCCGGTTCAGTCCTGGTTTGACGATTTGAATGACACGGAGCTCCTGGACCTGCTGCCTTTCTTCGAGGGACTCAGCAAAGAAGAAGAGGTTTATGGAGTCCTTCAGAATCTCAGAAGCAGGTAG
- the LOC142399272 gene encoding CTD small phosphatase-like protein isoform X1, whose translation MDHMSIITQVSNPKEEEIISFNQEKASQSNSSLKKQRSRSIFSTFFCCFRNYNVEPPASNTNTSPLPPTIEENGSPPKCDQVEVIPVPSPPAKYLLPEMKISDYGKKCVVIDLDETLVHSSFKPISNADFIVPVEIDGTVHQVYVLKRPHVDEFLQKMGELFECVLFTASLAKYADPVADLLDQWGVFRARLFRESCVFHRGNYVKDLSRLGRELSNVIIVDNSPASYIFHPENAVPVQSWFDDLNDTELLDLLPFFEGLSKEEEVYGVLQNLRSR comes from the exons ATGGACCACATGTCCATAATAACCCAAGTTTCCAATCCTAAGGAGGAGGAAATAATATCCTTTAACCAAGAAAAAG CATCCCAGTCAAACAGCAGCCTGAAGAAGCAGAGGAGCCGGAGCATATTTAGCAcatttttctgctgctttcgCAACTACAATGTGGAGCCACCAGCCTCTAACACCAACACCAGCCCCCTGCCTCCCACCATTGAGGAGAACGGATCACCTCCCAAG TGTGACCAGGTCGAGGTCATCCCTGTCCCTAGT CCACCAGCCAAATACCTCTTACCAGAGATGAAAATTTCTGACTATGGTAAAAAGTGTGTGGTGATTGATTTGGATGAAACACTCGTGCACAGCTCATTTAAG CCCATCAGCAATGCTGATTTCATTGTACCAGTGGAGATTGATGGCACTGTTCATCAG GTGTATGTGCTGAAAAGACCACACGTTGATGAGTTCCTTCAAAAGATGGGAGAGTTATTTGAATGTGTGCTCTTCACAGCCAGTCTTGCCAAG TATGCAGACCCCGTGGCAGACCTGCTGGACCAGTGGGGCGTTTTCCGAGCGCGGCTCTTCAGAGAATCCTGCGTCTTTCACAGAGGAAACTATGTTAAAGACCTCAGCCGGCTGGGGCGAGAGCTCAGCAACGTTATTATCGTTGACAATTCACCTGCCTCTTACATTTTCCATCCAGAAAATGCA GTCCCGGTTCAGTCCTGGTTTGACGATTTGAATGACACGGAGCTCCTGGACCTGCTGCCTTTCTTCGAGGGACTCAGCAAAGAAGAAGAGGTTTATGGAGTCCTTCAGAATCTCAGAAGCAGGTAG